The bacterium genome segment TTTATCTCCTCAGGCTTCATTTGCCGACAAGCGATGGATCGGCTATTGCGAAGGAGAGCTATCCCGGAAGGTTTTCAATGAAGAGCTTGAATATATCAGGCACCCTTTGCTTGTTAATCATATCAGAATGGACATGCCTCCTTCCTTAAAGGTTGCGAGAATAGGAGGACTTTATACTCAAAGGGGATGCCCGTATCGCTGTATTTTTTGTCAAACACCAGGTTATGCCCCAAAACCGTCCCGTATTCCGCTAGAGAGTATAGCCAGGGTGCTTAGCCATTATAAGAAAATAGGCATAAAGATTGTTGCGATTCATGACGAGACCTTTGGCATATTTCCCGAACATTCCAGAAAGGTCGTCGAGATGCTTTCTTCTCTCGGTATGAGATGGTCGGCAGGTTCAAGAATCGATAAGATCCTTGAAAATCTTGATTACTGGAGCGCAAATGGGTTGATGATGGTTGGTTTTGGAATCGAATCACTAAGAAACGTAACACAATCCAAGATTCTTAAACAGATTAATACTGATAGTCTGCCGGAATTGCGTAAAAGAACAAAGCAGAAGAAAATAGCAACGACAGCATATTACATGATAGGATATGAGGACGATACCATTGAATCTATTTGTGAAGATCTTATTATGTTGAGAGGAAAAGGTTTTGACTCTCATCAACTAACCGTGAATACTCCGTTTCCCAGCACTCTTCAGTGGGATTATATTAAATCGGTTTTCGGATTAATAGATTATGACCCGGCGCATTACGATACCCGTCATTTGGTCTGGAATCATCCAAACATCAGCGCCGCTCAGATGGGATATATGCTCAGGGCGGGATGTGCGTATCTTAATCGCCCTCTTTCAAGTTATATCCCAGGTATTGCAAGACTTTTAAGAAAGGTCAACAAGACTTCTAAAGAATAGGGGCGCAAGAGCGCCCCTATTCTTTACTGGTTGATAATTCAATTAATGACCGCAGCTGCAGCCTTTGTGCTGATGTTCTTCTTCCTCGCTATCCTCGTCGTGGCAAGGGCAGTCGCATTCCTTGCCAGGCGTATGATACTGATAGCAGCCACAATCGTCGTCTTCGTGGCATTCGCACTCGCAGGCTTCGTCTTCCTTGTGGTGTTCGTAGCATTCGCAATCTTCGTGGTGGTGTTTGTGTTTAGACATCAAGTCCTCCTAAATTAGATTTGCGCTTTTCGGTTTACGGTTTCGCGCAGCATTCTTTTCAAGTATGTTGCGGAGGGTTACCAATTTTCTCCCAGAAGCTCGAAATACGCCCTGGGGTGAACGCAGGCAGGGCACTGCTCAGGCGCTTCTTTTCCCTCGTGGAGGTAGCCGCAGTTGCGGCAGCGCCAGACAACAGACTCCGTTCTTGCATAAACGCGGTTCTCTTCGATATTCTTCAACAGATCCAAGTATCGTTTCTCATGCTGCTTCTCGGCGACCATTACCGCCTCGAAAAGCCTGGCAACAGCTTCAAAACCTTCGTCTCTGGCTACTTTTGCATAGTTCGGATACATATCCGTCCACTCGTAGTGCTCGCCGCCGGCCGCTTCCTTAAGGTTTTCTGCGGTCGTGCCTATCACTCCTGCCGGAAACTTCCACTGTATCTCGACCTCGCCGCCTTCGAGAAAACTGAAGAAACGTTTTGCATGCTCCTTCTCCTGGTCCGCGGTTTCGGCAAAGATAGCTGCAATCTGCTCGAATTCCTCCTTCTTTGCCTTGCCGGCAAAGTAGGTGTAGCGATTGCGAGCCTGTGATTCGCCGGCAAAAGCTGTCAAAAGATTCTTTTCGGTCTTTGTGCCTTTTATGCTTTTTGCCACTGTTTTCTCCTTGTTTTATTTGTCAAATTTACTCAATTTCTTGATTCTTTCAACTCCTTGAATCCCCGGAAAAAGTCTATCAACCCTTCAGATACTTCTCGTAGACACCCTGAATGCTTGTTTGGTGCTCGAGTTCGTCTGCGGCAAGGTTCTTGAATATGTTCTGCAGCTCCCGATCTTCAACAATCTGTGCAAGATCCGAATAGAGCTTATGAGAACCACGCTCGCGCTCCAGCGCCAGCAGCATTGCGTTCTCAATTGCCAAAGATTTAGATTTCTCAGTTGTAAGAAGCGCTTTTTCTAACTCAAGGTTCTTTATCTTGGGGTGAGAAGCAATCTCCACATTCCCCTTTCGCATCTCAGTAATGACTATCCTGTGTCTTATTTCCTGTTTAGCCAGTTCGCTAAACAGTTTCTTCATGCCCGCATCCAGCATCCTTCCAGCAAGTTCTAAATAAAAATCGTAAGCGTCCTGCTCCTTCTCTCTCGCGAAGTCAAGAACATCCTCAATTGAATTGAACATTAAGAGTATTCTCCTTTTGGCTTCATTAACTCAATCATAGTTTTTTTAAGGGCTTCGTCAAGTTCATCTTCGCTTCAAAGGAATGCTTTTCATTCTTTTGGGAACCCGGTCTCAAGCGGATTCTTGAGGCATCAGACAGGAAGAAAGAAAAGCATCCATATCGGTATCATCCCTTATACCTAGTCTGGTCAAGACGAAGTCGTACTTAACCGGATCCTCTGGCGCTATCTCCCTGAAAGCGTTTGTAATCTCCATAGCGGTTGTGAGATTCGCCTGCTTTCGCTCCGTTATACCGAGTCTGAGTCCTATCCGGTGCATGTGCAGATCAACCGGTACAATTAACTTCGAGGGGTGGATTCCCTTCCACCCGCCCGGGTCTACCGCGTCCTTGCGAACCATCCACCTCAGAAATAAATGCAACCTTTTTGACGCTCCCCTTTTTTCTGGATAGGGGATGAGATGCTCAAATCCGTAACTCACCTTTCCTTGTCCGTATTTCACGCTCCTGTTTTTTTCCCGCGCGCGGTCTCTGATGGTTGAGGTGAATCGAATAAGCGCAGGTAGTACTGTTTCATCCTTCTCTTCATATCCATGCATGAATGCCGCCTCAAGCGAGCCTAAATCCTCAATAGTCCTTTTTACGCCCCAGAGCATCATCGAAAAGTCCTCGCCTGCCGCGAAGCGGTGTTTGAAATCCTTGAATGCTTGCTTTATTTCTCCAAAATCGCTTGATTTTAGAAATTCGATAGGAGAGGGCTTCATCAAATCGAGCGCTTTTTTTACGCTTCCTAGAATCTGTTTGACGCCTCCGTACGCAAGGGAGGATGCTATCAATCCTACAACTTCGCGCTCTCGAAGTCTGGGGTAATCGTACAAAAACTGCAACGGATCGGGATTCACGAACTCCCTTTTTGAGTAGCAGGCGTAGAGCGCCTCGAGCTGGAGAAAAATATCCGAGAGGGTGCGCACAATTATAAACTGCTCTTCGTAGGGTGGCTGCGGTAGGCTAAAACTCTCATCTTTTCAATGGTTATAAGTCCTTCCAAAACAACGCCATCGAGAAAAGGGATGAAAGCTTCAATTTTATCAACGGTATCCACAATTTCAATGACAATAGGCAGATCTTCAGACAACCTTAAAACCTTTGCAGTGTGGATGCGGCTGTCCGCTCCAAAACCCATCACGCCGCGCATTACAGTTGCGCCAGCCATTCCTTGTTTGCGAGCCTCTTCAACTATTAGTTCATAAAGAGGTTTTCCGCTTTTTTTATCGTTTTCGCCAATAAATATGCGAAGCATTTCGGCTTCCTTTGGCAATTGCATGTCGCACTCCTTTCTCCTTTGCTTCTAAATAATCTGGCCTAAGCGAAGTCCGGCAAACAAGAATACAATGCACAACACATTCTGGGCGCCAATATTACCCGAAGCGTACAGCCATTGGTTACTGCGAATCAATTGGACAGTTTCAAAAGAGTAAGTCGAAAAAGTGGACAGGGCGCCTAAAAAGCCGATCATTATTACGGTTCTAAGCTCGCTGCTTATCATTATTCTGCGTTCCGCTAAAGACCAGAGCAGCCCGCCCAGAAAACACGCGAGCGCATTGATAATCAAAGTACTCCAGGGGAATTCGCCTTTGAAAAGACGCTGCAAAACTCCGGAAAGAACATATCTCATTAACGTCCCTGTCGCGCCGGCAAGCGATATGTAGATGAGTTTTTGAAAAATAATAACCTCCTTGTTGTCAATTCGCAGGAGTCATCAGCCAAGGAGGCAATTACCGGGGACTCCATCCCTTTTTAAGAAGAAATTATACTTAATAAATCCGATTAAGTCAAATCTGCTAAAGTTCGCGCGCAGACGGACGGAACGCTTATTTCGTTATGTCCTTTAATGAACGCAAGTTGCTCATTGGAATAAAGCATACTATAGGAATCTCCTTGTTGGCGACAAGCTGTTGACAATCGAGACAACGCATGTATACTTTAAGCTTGAATCTCAACCAATAAAGGAGGAAGATGAAGCCGAAGGTCATTCTGCACAACGCAACGAGTCTTGACGGTCGTATGGATCACCTTTCCATCGACATGGGGCTTTTCTACGGCATTGCGTCGAAATGGAAGGAAGACGCCACACTCGTCGGTTCGAACACGATGCTGGCCGCAGCATCCGAAGTTCCCACTGAGAACGAGTCCGCATTCGAGCCGCCCCGGATCGATCCGAAGGACAGACGGCCCCTGCTCGTCGTACCGGATTCAAGAGGCCGCATCAGGTTCTGGCATGCGGCGAGGGCGTGGGGATTCTGGCGCGACGTTGTCGTTCTTTGCTCGGGTTCTACTCCAAAGAAGTATCTCGATTATCTCGAAAAGCGTCACGTCCGCTACGTAGTCGCAGGTGGTGTAAAGGTTGATCTACGAAAAGCCCTTGACATTCTCTCAAGACGCTTCGGCGTCAGGACCGTCCGTGTAGACTCGGGCGGAACCCTGAATGGAGCGCTTCTGCGCTCAGGTCTCGTGGACGAGGTGAACGTCCTCGTAACGCCGACCCTTGTTGGCGGAACATCCGCGCGTTCGCTATTCATTGCTCCTGATTTGGGATCCGCAAAAGGCATCGTCAAGCTCAACCTCATCCAGACGAAGAAGCTCGCGGGAGACGTGTTATGGCTGCGCTACGATGTGGTCAGAAAGAAACGCCGGTCAGAGAGCGGCAAATAAGCTCTGGGGCGGCTTCACAATGCTCTACAGGGCTTGAATCATTAAGGTCAATCAATCAATACGAGCTTTCTTGTGAGCGACGCGGCCGGTGTCGTAAGCCTTGCGAAGTAGACGCCCTTTTCTGCGGTTAATGAAAAGTGATGGTCGCCCGCGCTCAATGAGCCCTCAAAAAGCGTCCGGACAAGCGCGCCCGAGGCGTCGAAAATATTAAGCGACACAGGGGAGGGGGAGGTCAGGGAAAAGAATACTCCATCATCCGGAGTCGCGGTAAAGTCACCAATGCTCACAGGCGTCGGCGCTTCTCCCACCGCTCCTCCTGTATGGTAGTCGAGATAGAGCTTCGGGCATTTCGCGGTGTCGGGATTCTCCCTCGACGCAAACTGACAGCCGCCGGCGAACAAGATGTCGTACGGAATGTCCATGTAGAACCCGTTGTTGGGGGCCTCGTCGGCGAGCCAGGAGTTGACTATCCGGGTGACATCGACTTCATACCACACATCCTGTGTCTCAGGCAGTTCATTGAACTCCTCGATATCCCTCAGCTCCGCCGGACGGTTGTTCCAGCATACGGTCGCCTCGTCCCAGGGCGCTGCGGACCTGAAGGTGCATGCATTGACTGAGGCAAGCATTGTTGTTACGTAGAGTCTGAGTTGGGCAAAATCGCAAACGGCTCCGACGGTTTTGAGCTCGTCTATTCCCTGAAAGTAAAGCAGTAACTTCTCCGCCTTGATTATTTCAGGGCCTCCCCAGAGTACATAGAACTCCTCGCTTCCGTAGGTCAATGCGGGCTGGCCCTCGTTGACCTTGCTGTCCTTTGTGATTTTCAGGGTGGCTGTTGCGCCGAAAACGTCGGCTGCAAGAAACACAAGGGATAATACTAACACGAGTTTTTTCACGCTGCCTCCTTGGCTTAGATTTTCTCCTCAGGGAACCGTCTCCATCCAATGTACTAAGCATACTTCTATCTTCAATGTTGTCAATGAGCGATTTGGTTTTTTAAGCAGGGGGAAAATCAGCGGTTGATCAGATCGTTTTGGCCTCTTTTTTTGGCAGGATGGAAGCATCCTCTGCATGGTAGGATGACCGTACCAGCGGCGAGCACGCGGCGGATATAAAACCCATCTCCTTGGCTCTCCTCTCATATTCCTTGAACTGCTCAGGGGTGACGAACCTCTCCACTGTCAAATGGTTTCGTGTGGGCTGCAGGTACTGGCCTATTGTCAATATGTCCACCCCAACCTCGCGCATATCGTACATAGTATCGTATACTTCTTCGTCCATCTCGCCAAGACCGACCATTATGCCGGATTTAGTCGTCATCCCCGGTTTAATCTCCTTAACCGCCAGTAACACATCAAGAGACAAACGATAGCTTGCCCGTCTATCTCTAACGTGTGAGGTCAAGCGCTCGACCGTCTCGAGATTGTGCGCGATAACGTCGGGGCGGGCGTCCACAATCATCTTCAGCCTGTCGCGGACGACGTGACGGTCTCCCGCATCGCCGTTGCAAAAATCAGGTATCAGGGGCTCCACTAAAACATGGGGGTTATCCTTTTTAATTAATTCTATCGTTTTTGCGAAGTAGCCGGCGCCAGCGTCCTCGATGTCGTCCCTGTCCACCGACGTCAGCACGACATACTTGAGTCCCATTCTTCTGACCGCCTCAGCCACCCTCTCCGGTTCGGTCTCGTCCAGCACCCCCCGGGGGTTGCCTGTCGTTACCGCGCAGAATCTGCAGCCTCTTGTGCACACGTCGCCCAGTATCATGATGGTTGCCGTTCTTCGACCCCAGCAGTCTGCTATATTCGGGCACCTTGCCGAACGGCAGACCGTATTAAGCTTTAAATCCTTTAGAATTTCATCCACATCCCTGTATTCACCCTGACCCGGAAGCTTCACCTTAATCCAAGCCGGTTTCGGCTTAATCAGAACTCCTCCATTTCGTGTTCCTTGAATTGAATTTCAAATACACTTTCGAATGCTCTTCGAACGCTTTCCTTAACTTGATTAAAGTCAGGCTTTCTGCCAAGAACCTTTTCCATTGAGATTATGCCCTT includes the following:
- a CDS encoding radical SAM protein → MRFLKTNIPDIEIIEYPSWSDYIKKINEGWDVVGFSFLHFEMNEIIKMAEEAKKRGVREIWAGSYGALSPQASFADKRWIGYCEGELSRKVFNEELEYIRHPLLVNHIRMDMPPSLKVARIGGLYTQRGCPYRCIFCQTPGYAPKPSRIPLESIARVLSHYKKIGIKIVAIHDETFGIFPEHSRKVVEMLSSLGMRWSAGSRIDKILENLDYWSANGLMMVGFGIESLRNVTQSKILKQINTDSLPELRKRTKQKKIATTAYYMIGYEDDTIESICEDLIMLRGKGFDSHQLTVNTPFPSTLQWDYIKSVFGLIDYDPAHYDTRHLVWNHPNISAAQMGYMLRAGCAYLNRPLSSYIPGIARLLRKVNKTSKE
- a CDS encoding rubrerythrin family protein, yielding MAKSIKGTKTEKNLLTAFAGESQARNRYTYFAGKAKKEEFEQIAAIFAETADQEKEHAKRFFSFLEGGEVEIQWKFPAGVIGTTAENLKEAAGGEHYEWTDMYPNYAKVARDEGFEAVARLFEAVMVAEKQHEKRYLDLLKNIEENRVYARTESVVWRCRNCGYLHEGKEAPEQCPACVHPRAYFELLGENW
- a CDS encoding ferritin family protein — its product is MFNSIEDVLDFAREKEQDAYDFYLELAGRMLDAGMKKLFSELAKQEIRHRIVITEMRKGNVEIASHPKIKNLELEKALLTTEKSKSLAIENAMLLALERERGSHKLYSDLAQIVEDRELQNIFKNLAADELEHQTSIQGVYEKYLKG
- a CDS encoding TIGR02757 family protein → MFLQLEALYACYSKREFVNPDPLQFLYDYPRLREREVVGLIASSLAYGGVKQILGSVKKALDLMKPSPIEFLKSSDFGEIKQAFKDFKHRFAAGEDFSMMLWGVKRTIEDLGSLEAAFMHGYEEKDETVLPALIRFTSTIRDRAREKNRSVKYGQGKVSYGFEHLIPYPEKRGASKRLHLFLRWMVRKDAVDPGGWKGIHPSKLIVPVDLHMHRIGLRLGITERKQANLTTAMEITNAFREIAPEDPVKYDFVLTRLGIRDDTDMDAFLSSCLMPQESA
- a CDS encoding DUF190 domain-containing protein translates to MQLPKEAEMLRIFIGENDKKSGKPLYELIVEEARKQGMAGATVMRGVMGFGADSRIHTAKVLRLSEDLPIVIEIVDTVDKIEAFIPFLDGVVLEGLITIEKMRVLAYRSHPTKSSL
- a CDS encoding CrcB family protein — translated: MRYVLSGVLQRLFKGEFPWSTLIINALACFLGGLLWSLAERRIMISSELRTVIMIGFLGALSTFSTYSFETVQLIRSNQWLYASGNIGAQNVLCIVFLFAGLRLGQII
- a CDS encoding RibD family protein — translated: MKPKVILHNATSLDGRMDHLSIDMGLFYGIASKWKEDATLVGSNTMLAAASEVPTENESAFEPPRIDPKDRRPLLVVPDSRGRIRFWHAARAWGFWRDVVVLCSGSTPKKYLDYLEKRHVRYVVAGGVKVDLRKALDILSRRFGVRTVRVDSGGTLNGALLRSGLVDEVNVLVTPTLVGGTSARSLFIAPDLGSAKGIVKLNLIQTKKLAGDVLWLRYDVVRKKRRSESGK
- a CDS encoding DNRLRE domain-containing protein — protein: MKKLVLVLSLVFLAADVFGATATLKITKDSKVNEGQPALTYGSEEFYVLWGGPEIIKAEKLLLYFQGIDELKTVGAVCDFAQLRLYVTTMLASVNACTFRSAAPWDEATVCWNNRPAELRDIEEFNELPETQDVWYEVDVTRIVNSWLADEAPNNGFYMDIPYDILFAGGCQFASRENPDTAKCPKLYLDYHTGGAVGEAPTPVSIGDFTATPDDGVFFSLTSPSPVSLNIFDASGALVRTLFEGSLSAGDHHFSLTAEKGVYFARLTTPAASLTRKLVLID
- the lipA gene encoding lipoyl synthase, with translation MIKPKPAWIKVKLPGQGEYRDVDEILKDLKLNTVCRSARCPNIADCWGRRTATIMILGDVCTRGCRFCAVTTGNPRGVLDETEPERVAEAVRRMGLKYVVLTSVDRDDIEDAGAGYFAKTIELIKKDNPHVLVEPLIPDFCNGDAGDRHVVRDRLKMIVDARPDVIAHNLETVERLTSHVRDRRASYRLSLDVLLAVKEIKPGMTTKSGIMVGLGEMDEEVYDTMYDMREVGVDILTIGQYLQPTRNHLTVERFVTPEQFKEYERRAKEMGFISAACSPLVRSSYHAEDASILPKKEAKTI